The following proteins are encoded in a genomic region of Actinomycetota bacterium:
- a CDS encoding cation transporter produces the protein MGDENKRTVHIAGAANGLIAIAKLVAGLLSGSKAILAEFAHSVADTIDQVFLRVSLSRGEKEPDEDHPFGYGQ, from the coding sequence GTGGGCGACGAGAACAAGCGCACCGTCCACATCGCGGGGGCGGCCAACGGGCTGATCGCGATCGCCAAGCTCGTGGCCGGGCTGCTCTCGGGGTCGAAGGCCATCCTGGCCGAGTTCGCCCACTCCGTTGCCGACACCATTGACCAGGTCTTCCTCCGCGTCTCCCTGTCGCGCGGGGAGAAGGAGCCAGACGAGGATCACCCGTTCGGCTACGGCCAATGA